GAAGCGGGCCGGAATCTCCGGACGGATGGCCCCATAATCCTTGCTCAGCTTGCCAAGGCCCCAGGCATCGGTCTTGAGGGCCAGGGGTACGACCGGTACCCCCGCCTTCTTGGCCAGCTTGATGCCGATGGAATTGAAGGCCTGGCGGTCAAGATTCAGGGTGCGTGTGGTCTGGGGAAAGACGATGACGGAAATGCCGCGCCCGAGGCGTTCCTGCCCCTGTTCCATGACGGTCTTGAAGTCGTCCCGGGCATTGACGCGGTCCACGGCGATGGGTTCGACCGCGTTTACGATCCGCTGGAAGATCGGATAGGTCGTCAGGCTGCGCTTGATCACAAAGGCGATGGGCCGGTGGGTAGCCAGAATGCCCGGCATGCAGAAGGTCTCCAGGGTGGACATGTGGTTGGCCACGACCACGCAGGGTCCGGGCAGGCTGGTGACGGCAGAGGCGTTTTCGATGTGAAAGCGCAGACCGCTGGCTTCGGCCCTGCGCATGACGGTCAGGCTGTCCTCGGCCCATTTCTCCATGGAATAGCCGCCGCCCCTGGTTCGCCACGCCGCCTCGCAGACGATGGACAAAATCCGTGCGTAAAAGGCCGCGCTGGGAAAAAGCCGTGAGAACGGGTCGATCTGAATTTCAGGAGTATGGTACGGATCGCTGAGTGGTTTGATGTTCATGCAAAAGTTACCGGATGGGGTTTGAGGGGCCGTCGCACACCTGCCCCTTCGTGTTTCGTGCCCGCGGATGGTAGCTCAAGAGGTCCCCGGCTTCCAGATGTTTTTCGATGGCGCTTCTCCGGCGGCCGGGGCTTCACAAGGCCCGTGTCAGCTTGGTCAGGATGGATGCGAGCTGCTCCGTTTCCTCCGGGGTCAGGGCCGCCTCGATCTCCCGGGTCAGGTGCAGGTGGTGGGCATGATGCTCAAGGTAGAGCTCCCGCCCGGCCTCGGTCAGGGCGACAAGGATGGAGCGGCGGTCCGATTCGTGGGGGATGCGGGTCACCAGCCCCTGTTTTTCCAGGCGGTCTATGCCCACGGTCAGGGTTCCG
This DNA window, taken from Desulfomicrobium sp. ZS1, encodes the following:
- a CDS encoding lysophospholipid acyltransferase family protein is translated as MNIKPLSDPYHTPEIQIDPFSRLFPSAAFYARILSIVCEAAWRTRGGGYSMEKWAEDSLTVMRRAEASGLRFHIENASAVTSLPGPCVVVANHMSTLETFCMPGILATHRPIAFVIKRSLTTYPIFQRIVNAVEPIAVDRVNARDDFKTVMEQGQERLGRGISVIVFPQTTRTLNLDRQAFNSIGIKLAKKAGVPVVPLALKTDAWGLGKLSKDYGAIRPEIPARFCFGDPMMIRGAGKNEHEEIMEFIHWKLTAWSAT
- a CDS encoding MarR family winged helix-turn-helix transcriptional regulator, whose protein sequence is MHDLEQISDLLIEFYEKLSSWEQAVVRDTPITLPQMHTLEILGQQPPLRMKELAAKMGVTTGTLTVGIDRLEKQGLVTRIPHESDRRSILVALTEAGRELYLEHHAHHLHLTREIEAALTPEETEQLASILTKLTRAL